In the Lascolabacillus massiliensis genome, one interval contains:
- a CDS encoding GumC family protein: MTDLYSVSEQNDLENSESISLLEIVLRFARYWKWFVLGIVLALAGVFLYLRYTTPVYNVSSSIVLKEARDQRMEPSISGMDGIQLGGLGAVANLENEIYILQSRSIIRNVINRLNLHTSYVVSGRIKSNDLYKRSPVIVSMDQGNLDKLTQNISFNMTTNESDGTITISGLENEKEVDTVFTTLPAIIDTPQGHISFTKRPDTELGHYEMNVVIMHPNEVIGHYRKRLSVQQASKQASVLNLSINTPYPEKGKDFLNMLVEVYNNETIEDNKMEAFNTQAFINERIAIIDRELSDAERSVEDYKQQEGLSDLQIDLQRNMQMGSQYEQQLVQVETQLNIVNSLSEYVKNPNNANKTIPANVGIEDPNLAATTSEYNRLVLERERLSQSMTADNPAMIRLEEQIAGLRENINSSISSVQQGLNIQRRDARNQANIYGGRIGVMPTQEREFMELSREQQIKASLFLMLLQKREENALELAATANSAKVLDEALTEGQVSPRKMILLLAALMLGVLIPAGIIYLNELLQYKVRTRSDVDRLSKVPVLGEIPKHKEEKNVVVDEQGNDSIDEAFRMARTNLLLTLGTDNKVVTITSTVSGEGKTFVAINMALSTAFLNKKVLLIGLDLRIPRLREYLKLETKNGMTNYLSGFEKNIDNLIVQSGLHPNLFVIAAGPVPPNPAELLSRPSLDKAIGSLREEFDYIFIDSSPSALVTDTLVMNRVTDATLYVCRMDFSSKGNIRFANNLMQQNKLNNMLLVINDVADFHRGYGYGYGYGFGYGYGNKKKSKRRKKS; encoded by the coding sequence ATGACTGATTTGTATTCCGTATCGGAACAGAATGATTTAGAAAATAGCGAATCGATCTCCCTACTGGAGATAGTTTTGAGATTTGCACGTTACTGGAAATGGTTTGTGCTGGGTATCGTACTTGCGCTTGCCGGAGTATTTTTGTATCTGAGATATACTACTCCTGTATATAATGTTTCGTCAAGTATAGTTCTAAAGGAGGCGAGGGATCAGCGTATGGAGCCATCGATAAGTGGGATGGATGGTATTCAGCTGGGTGGACTTGGTGCTGTAGCTAATCTGGAGAATGAGATTTATATCCTGCAGAGCCGGTCGATCATAAGAAATGTAATTAATCGTCTTAATCTGCATACCTCTTATGTTGTGAGTGGAAGGATTAAGAGTAACGACCTGTATAAACGGAGTCCGGTGATTGTGAGTATGGATCAGGGGAACCTGGATAAACTGACTCAGAATATCTCTTTCAATATGACTACAAATGAGAGTGATGGTACGATTACTATCTCGGGTCTTGAGAATGAGAAAGAGGTTGATACTGTGTTTACTACGTTACCGGCTATAATTGATACTCCTCAGGGTCATATCAGCTTTACAAAAAGACCTGATACCGAACTGGGGCATTATGAGATGAATGTGGTTATAATGCATCCTAATGAGGTGATCGGCCATTATAGAAAAAGGTTGTCTGTTCAGCAGGCATCGAAACAGGCTTCTGTGCTGAATCTGTCTATTAACACTCCCTATCCTGAAAAAGGTAAGGATTTCCTTAATATGCTGGTGGAGGTGTATAACAACGAAACCATTGAGGATAACAAGATGGAGGCATTTAATACTCAGGCTTTTATAAATGAGCGTATTGCTATTATTGACAGAGAGCTGAGTGATGCTGAAAGGAGTGTGGAGGATTATAAACAGCAGGAGGGATTGAGTGATTTGCAGATCGACCTTCAGCGTAATATGCAGATGGGTAGTCAGTATGAGCAGCAGCTTGTGCAGGTGGAGACTCAGCTGAATATTGTAAACTCGCTGAGTGAGTATGTGAAAAATCCTAATAATGCGAATAAGACTATTCCTGCTAATGTGGGTATTGAAGATCCTAATCTTGCTGCTACTACTAGTGAGTATAACAGACTGGTTCTGGAGCGTGAGCGTCTGTCGCAGAGCATGACGGCTGACAACCCTGCAATGATAAGGCTTGAGGAGCAGATTGCGGGACTGAGGGAGAATATTAACTCTTCCATCAGCAGTGTGCAGCAGGGGTTGAATATTCAGCGCCGTGATGCACGTAACCAGGCTAATATATATGGTGGACGTATTGGTGTGATGCCAACTCAGGAGAGGGAGTTTATGGAGCTTTCACGTGAACAGCAGATCAAGGCAAGTCTGTTTTTGATGCTGTTACAGAAGCGTGAGGAGAATGCTCTTGAACTGGCTGCTACGGCTAATAGTGCAAAAGTGCTGGATGAAGCTCTTACCGAAGGTCAGGTGTCTCCACGAAAGATGATTCTGCTGCTTGCTGCATTGATGCTTGGTGTGCTGATCCCTGCAGGTATTATCTATCTGAACGAGCTGCTGCAGTATAAGGTTCGCACAAGATCTGATGTGGACAGACTCAGCAAGGTTCCTGTACTTGGCGAAATACCTAAACATAAAGAGGAGAAGAATGTTGTGGTGGATGAGCAGGGGAATGACTCAATTGACGAAGCTTTCAGAATGGCTCGCACCAATTTGCTGCTCACTTTGGGAACTGACAATAAAGTGGTTACAATCACTTCTACAGTTTCCGGTGAGGGTAAAACATTTGTTGCTATAAATATGGCATTGAGTACAGCATTCCTGAATAAGAAGGTGCTGCTGATAGGTCTCGATTTGAGAATTCCACGATTAAGGGAGTATTTGAAGCTGGAGACTAAGAATGGTATGACAAACTATCTGTCGGGCTTTGAGAAGAATATCGATAATCTGATTGTTCAATCGGGACTGCATCCTAACCTGTTTGTTATTGCTGCGGGACCTGTTCCGCCTAACCCTGCTGAGCTTCTTTCGCGTCCTTCTCTGGACAAAGCGATCGGCAGCTTAAGGGAGGAGTTTGATTATATATTTATCGACTCATCTCCTTCGGCTCTGGTGACTGATACTCTGGTGATGAACAGGGTGACGGATGCTACCCTATATGTATGCAGGATGGATTTCTCAAGCAAGGGAAATATCAGGTTTGCAAACAATCTGATGCAGCAGAACAAGCTGAACAATATGTTGCTGGTGATTAATGATGTGGCTGACTTCCACCGTGGGTATGGTTATGGCTACGGGTATGGATTTGGTTATGGTTACGGCAACAAGAAAAAGAGTAAAAGAAGAAAGAAAAGCTAA
- a CDS encoding BT0820 family HAD-type phosphatase, which produces MIIAVDFDGTIVEHEYPAIGKPIPFAIETLLHLQKDGHRLILWTVRRGDLLKEAVDYCASQGLYFYAENENYRGETIEKQDFSRKLKADLFIDDRNLGGLPDWGVIYNVVQAMVDGHDNPLSLMINHSAMPQRKKKGWFRR; this is translated from the coding sequence ATGATTATAGCCGTAGACTTCGATGGTACTATTGTGGAACATGAATACCCGGCCATTGGTAAACCAATACCTTTTGCTATAGAGACCTTACTTCATCTTCAGAAAGATGGACACAGGCTGATATTGTGGACTGTACGCAGGGGCGATCTGCTAAAGGAGGCGGTTGACTACTGTGCATCTCAAGGATTATATTTCTATGCTGAGAACGAGAACTATCGGGGTGAGACTATCGAGAAGCAGGACTTCTCACGCAAGCTCAAGGCTGATCTTTTTATTGATGACCGAAACCTGGGAGGGCTGCCCGACTGGGGAGTTATATATAATGTAGTTCAGGCCATGGTTGATGGTCACGACAACCCACTTTCTCTTATGATCAATCATTCAGCCATGCCACAGAGAAAGAAAAAAGGTTGGTTCAGACGTTAG